A window from Cryptomeria japonica chromosome 1, Sugi_1.0, whole genome shotgun sequence encodes these proteins:
- the LOC131857606 gene encoding uncharacterized protein LOC131857606, producing MVYGKVAMIPIEFEHKTLRTTLQLNMTLSEAQTDCIQQLNALDEWRKMDVQQRKLIQNQTAKRHDKYIKEKKFQARDWALLYDSRYKDTMGKLQTRWLGPYEIEEVLKNGAICLTTIDPV from the coding sequence atggtgtatggaaaagtaGCAATGATacctattgagtttgaacataaaactctaAGAACAACTCTGCAActaaatatgacactttctgaagcacagACAGACTgtattcaacaattaaatgctttGGATGAGTGGAGAAAAATGGATGTCCAACAGAGAAAActaattcaaaatcaaacagcTAAGCGGCATGATAAATACATTAAGGAGAAGAAGTTTCAGGCAAGAGATTGGGCGTTGCTATAtgattcaagatataaagatactatgggaaagctgcaaacTAGATGGTTAGGACCATATGAAATAGAGGAAGTTTTAAAAAATGGAGCTATTTGTTTGACCACTATTGATCCAGTTTAG